One Chiloscyllium plagiosum isolate BGI_BamShark_2017 chromosome 34, ASM401019v2, whole genome shotgun sequence genomic window carries:
- the LOC122540253 gene encoding leucine-rich repeat transmembrane protein FLRT1-like, translating into MSWKYVIFTFLSIVEGFSSCPSVCTCHWTHNNLTVDCGSAGLNFIPLDIPTDVNVLKLRNNSIQLESNSFRNTPDLQILHLEMNNLYLLPHDLFAWVPRLRGLYLYKNKLSHLPENIFNNVPNLEYLLLNGNQLVNISDQLFLPLKNLKTLVLSHNHLQVVSPHIFLGLESLKALSLAFNHLSILPESIFENLHNLRICSLNNNRLESLPKNVFQGLRNLTWLTLAKNALWELPPKLFSRTPLQNLYLNGNKLEVLPTGILHSLKNLTYLDLHDNQLELVPNGMFEPLVNLNSIRLEQNPWRCDYGNSYLRCWIKRHSNTVMSKNINKPESVTCHSPEHLAGNAMVNVTAEEMGKCQTLELITSH; encoded by the exons ATGTCGTGGAAGTATGTAATTTTCACCTTTTTGTCGATTGTTGAGGGATTCAGCTCCTGTCCAAGCGTCTGCACCTGTCACTGGACTCATAATAATTTAACAGTGGATTGTGGAAGTGCTGGACTCAATTTCATTCCGTTGGATATACCCACAGATGTGAACGTTCTGAAACTAAgaaataattcaattcaattggaaTCAAATTCCTTTCGAAATACACCTGATCTTCAAATTCTCCATCTTGAGATGAACAATCTCTATTTGCTCCCTCATGATTTATTTGCATGGGTTCCTCGCCTAAGAGGGCTTTATCTGTATAAAAACAAGTTGTCCCACTTGCCAGAAAATATCTTCAACAATGTTCCAAATCTGGAATACCTCTTGCTCAATGGAAACCAGTTAGTCAATATTTCTGATCAACTTTTCCTCCCTTTGAAGAATCTCAAGACGTTAGTTCTGTCCCACAATCATCTCCAAGTGGTTTCCCCACATATCTTCCTGGGTTTGGAATCATTGAAAGCATTGTCCCTGGCATTCAATCATCTCTCTATTCTTCCAGAGTCAATTTTTGAAAATttgcataatctcagaatatgtTCCCTCAACAACAATAGATTGGAATCCCTTCCCAAGAATGTCTTTCAAGGTTTGCGAAATCTAACCTGGCTAACATTAGCAAAGAACGCCCTCTGGGAGCTACCCCCAAAACTTTTCAGCCGCACGCCACTCCAAAACCTCTATCTGAATGGCAACAAACTGGAGGTGCTGCCTACAGGCATTTTACATTCTTTAAAG AACCTTACTTACTTAGATCTACATGACAACCAGCTGGAGTTGGTGCCTAATGGAATGTTTGAACCACTGGTTAATCTGAACTCCATCAGGTTGGAGCAGAATCCCTGGAGGTGTGACTATGGGAATAGTTATCTTCGCTGCTGGATCAAACGTCACTCAAACACCGTCATGAGTAAAAATATCAACAAACCTGAATCTGTAACCTGTCACTCACCAGAGCATCTGGCAGGAAATGCCATGGTGAATGTGACTGCTGAAGAAATGGGCAAGTGTCAAACTTTGGAGCTCATTACTTCACATTAG